TCATCATTTGTAGGTCCAATCAATTCCTTTCAGTGCAGCTTTCTCAAGAGTATCACCAACCTATGTCAAGGTATAAAGGGAAAATGTTACTACATAAAACAAGAGTTTATAAAACAGAATATACAGATTTAAGAGGCttgaaattttaagttttggaCTAAAGAGAATCTGATGTCATGTCAATAAAAACTTTCAAATATGTATGGCAGATAATGGAACTATGTGATTCCACCTGAGTGACTTTTCTATCTCCCAACAAAtgaaaatccaaataaaagaGCAAcctattgacattttacattttcttgCAATGCATGTGAGCAATATACCTTATCAAATGTTTCAGATTTCTCAAATAGGGAACCCTGATTGTGATGAAGCATGATTTTCCAGGAAGGCAATTTACTAAATGCATAAACTGTATGAACCACATAAACCAATGTACCATAATAATACAATCACACATCATACACTTTACAAAATCTTCAGTTTATAAACTTCCTACCCTTGCTCTTTCCCTGTCTTCCTGATTCATAACCAATACCAACTTACACAATCACTTTTTAAACAGTGAGCTTAACTGAATGCATACAAATGACAATATATCATACCAGCTTATTGTCCACAAAGACCAAAGCATGACAGGATGCAAGTATTTCCAAAGTTCGATCAGGCACTTTAGATATTTCTGTTTCTAAGTCTTCACTATCTGTCAGACCACCAACTCCAGAAAACTCCTGAGGAACAAATGAAGATATAGACACAATATACTATAGGATCAAGAAGAGATACGTATAATACAGCTTGAGCATCATACCATGTCATCTGAAGTTAGTGTCCCAGTCTTGTCaaaacaacatatatcaacCTGAAAGGTAAATTTAGCTCAAAATCAGCAGATGTGCTTCAGAGTAATCATCAGCCAAAAGAGCTTGAAGTTTGGAACTAAACAAACCCACTGATGTATATTCGTACAATTCTTCATCAGAAACAAAAACTTGTGCTACTCACCTTTCCAGCAAACAGAATTCTAAATGGTTCCGTGCAGTAAATTCTACGTCTGGCTAGTGCTATCAAAGAAGTATTAACAGCTATTGACAGCTCCATTGGAAGTTCGGGGGGAATCACAGAAGTAATAATCAACGAACAACTCAGAAGAAGCTTGTATTTACTCCTTGTTGGATCCTCAAGACCCTGTGGAACAATTATTGCATAATATACACCATGTTCTTTCCAAATAAAGTATCCAAAAAGGATCGAATGAGATCTTCATGAACATCTATCAGAACCAGCTTACCTTTTTAAGGACATAACCAGCAGCTATAAGAGCAAATACTACCAAGAACAGAATAAAAAGCCCACTTTCCCAGCTATTTGCAGTAACCTATGGGATCAcattcaatattaaaattgtcaAGAAAATTATGAACAGAAGAATCCATATAACATTAATAAACCACCTAGAAACAGAAACAACTTTACCCTCTCAGTTGAAAACAGTATAGTTCGCATTAGCTTTCCTTGGCTAGTTTCAAATCCAGTTCGCAGCACAACAGCCACACAGCCCCCATCAGGGGCTTTCAAGTGAAATGTCTGtatggaaaataaatgaatgctTAAGTATGAACAGAACATGCGAGAATTCTGCCAATGGAATGAAGAGAGAAGTGAGAAACCTTATCTGGTGTATGCTGTAATATTTTTGTACCACCAAAAAGAACATGTGCCTTATCCCGTTTGATTGATAGTCTCTCATCATTTCCTCTGTTGCCTACTGAAACCTACAAAAATCTTAAcgaattaaaatgaaaaccttCAGGTGGAAGTGTACCAAAAATTTCTGGggataaaatatatatccaTTCTTCTCTTCCCGAATCTCAAAAATATAGCTATTAGTAATTACTGCATGTACTGTCTGTGAACATCATCTTATAGTAACTAAAATCAGTTATATGGAAAAAACAGAACAACAaaaattgcatgattatgggAAATGAGAATAGCATAATAAGGAAATCAAAAGACATGTGTATCATTTTAGTattggaaaatggaaataaccTTCCATTGTGGTGTAGACTCCCCAGTCAGAATGGCTTCATTCACAATAGCACTTCCAGCCAAAATAAGCATGTCCGCAGGCACAGATTTGTCTTCCCCATCCAGACCAGTAGAGCGCCCAATGGATACAACATCCCCAGGCAGAAGCTCTGTCCCAGAGAGTTTAACCCACCTAAATTTCAAAGTAAAAGGTAAAGGATAATAGGATATATGCAAGTAATTAGAATTACAGAGCATAGTATTCttaaagaaatagagaaaGGAATTGATCGGGACGTACTTGCCACACCGATAAACCATCAAAATTTGGCTATCCACTTTTACACGTCTAAGCTCCGATAAAGTCTTCAAACGGCTTTTAGCCATTGTTGATTCAAACATAAACAGCATGAACAGAGTGAACAGACTGTAGTACCAATACTCATCTAAACACCACAGGCCAACACAGAAAACCTAAATACATTACAACAATAGCTCAGACAAGACCTCCGGATGggccaaaaaaattgaaaatgatagtataattatgcacataaaaaaattactataataaaacaattaatcaaGCTGAAACTAAAAGGTAGTTGGATTTACTATATACCTGAAATACGAAAAATGGTTCCATGACCTGCTCTTTCATCAATTTTtggaaagtgggttgaggatACTCAAATCTGCATAGTCAAAACTTATTAATTAGCAAAAAAGCTTTGGGTGCACCACTAATACTcctttcagaaaaaaaaacggTTGAAAAGTACATGAACATTTGACATATATAATGAGTACAGATGAAATAGATAATAGTATATGTTCTATTTACATAATAGCACCACATCACTTAGTGTTGTGAGAGAGAAGGTAAAATAGTTAGTTAGTTAAAAGAACTTACACATTCCTTCCCCATTTCTCGGTACCAGTAACAATTTTAGCTTCTGTATCATAACCAGTATTCTTGAGATAATACCCAATTGCTTCCTTGGATGGATACGGAAGTTTAGAGAATGTATGTTTCTCATTagagtaaataaaatgttgCTTCCTGAAGTCAAAGTAGATCTCTTCTGCACTTGGTGATGTAGAAGAAGCTGCCAACTTAGGAACATTTAACAAAATGGTACGAATTAGGCacatatagttttattttgtaacaaAGTTAGACAacagttcttttttttttcttctcaagaATGACAGAGAGAATGGGTTGCTGAAGTCCCAACCTTCCGAAAGTGAAGCGGCACAACTTCTTTAGAGCCTGAAAATTTAGCTGGAGTAATCTTGCAAGCATCTGCATGGTGTATATCATTAACCTATCATGCAACACAGTACATGTTAGAACTTCAACTAAGGAAATACagtcaaagaaaaataactcaaGTTCAACTAAGGAAGCTCAGTACATGTTAGAACTTCAACTAAGGAAGTACAGCCAAAGGAATTCTAGTAGCTATTGCAGTCATTTCTACAAAAGCTAAATGTCCAACTAAAGAAATCTCAACTCAACTATCAACACCGATCACAGTACTATGGGCgacaaacatataaaaaagatGTCAACTTCAGATGATTTCAATATGATCATCACAAGTTTGTAACATAGTCCACTTCCTATAGAATCAATCAAACTTAAGCAAAAAATATAAGCAAGACAGAGTGGGTAAAAAAAGCATATTCagtcagaaaaaaaaaaaaagacgaACCTTGGAAAATTTTACAAAGCATTTGAAATCCACGGACCAAACGGTGAACAGAAACACGAGAATGTGAAATGCAGAAATGCCGCCCAAAACAATGCAAGCATCCGCGAAATCCAAGCTGGGGACTACAGCTGACACCCACACTCCGTATAGAATCGCGAAAGGCCACATATCCAAACGCCATGCCCAATGCCTCTTTCTCAACAAGTCAACCGTATCAACCACTTTCCCGCCCACATTGAACCTCGACATCTCACTTCTTTCTGACGATCCAACCACAAATTCTCTGCGATTTCCAATTTGagtcaaaaattgaaaaggagCAGTAGCGTAACAGCTGATAATCACCGTAACCGAGTGAAGAATTCGTGTTGGGTGACTAACCTTTGATTCTTCGCCGCCGGAGATCGGACTAGAGGAGTCAAGGCTCCGTCGTGGCGCCGCCGATCAGGCTTGAAAACGACGACGGAGAGCTCAGTAGCTGAACTCAGATATCGAAGAACAGATTTGGCGATGGAGAGGAATGGAATCTGAAATCTGGATGTGCGTGCCCTAGCCcccaaattcaagaaaaaattggaattttgatttttctttttacgtAAATTTGATTGGGTCGGGTTAATGGGTAGTCTTGATCAACATAGGAGTACTAATCAAATACCacaatttttaatgattttatcaatttaaatttttaaactttattgaatttatctcaacttttgcaaaaatattactccttgTTATTCCCTAACCCTTGGCAAGGGACTTTGTCACTTACTTCttccattttataaaaatatttacatttttcatttctaatcATCCAACATAAA
The genomic region above belongs to Salvia hispanica cultivar TCC Black 2014 chromosome 3, UniMelb_Shisp_WGS_1.0, whole genome shotgun sequence and contains:
- the LOC125215444 gene encoding LOW QUALITY PROTEIN: probable manganese-transporting ATPase PDR2 (The sequence of the model RefSeq protein was modified relative to this genomic sequence to represent the inferred CDS: inserted 4 bases in 2 codons); amino-acid sequence: MSRFNVGGKVVDTVDLLRKRHWAWRLDMWPFAILYGVWVSAVVPSLDFADACIVLGGISAFHILVFLFTVWSVDFKCFVKFSKVNDIHHADACKITPAKFSGSKEVVPLHFRKLAASSTSPSAEEIYFDFRKQHFIYSNEKHTFSKLPYPSKEAIGYYLKNTGYDTEAKIVTGTEKWGRNVFEYPQPTFQKLMKEQVMEPFFVFQVFCVGLWCLDEYWYYSLFTLFMLFMFESTMAKSRLKTLSELRRVKVDSQILMVYRCGKWVKLSGTELLPGDVVSIGRSTGLDGEDKSVPADMLILAGSAIVNEAILTGESTPQWKVSVGNRGNDERLSIKRDKAHVLFGGTKILQHTPDKTFHLKAPDGGCVAVVLRTGFETSQGKLMRTILFSTERVTANSWESGLFILFLVVFALIAAGYVLKKGLEDPTRSKYKLLLSCSLIITSVIPPELPMELSIAVNTSLIALARRRIYCTEPFRILFAGKVDICCFDKTGTLTSDDMEFSGVGGLTDSEDLETEISKVPDRTLEILASCHALVFVDNKLVGDTLEKAALKGIDWTYKXDEKAIPKKGGGNFVQIVQRHHFASHLKRMAVVVRVQEEFFAFIKGAPETIQERLINVPALYVETYKKHTXGSRVLALAYKSLPDMTVSEARSLERDTVESGLTFAGFAISFQLPYPWRLSHCVV